The genomic DNA AAAGTTATCTTTCTACTATATCTTTATTTCCCCTCAAAAATTTTATAGTAAGAATTTCATCCACAAACAATGTTACTAAAAGTATAGTTACAACAATTGGCCAATAAGGTATTATAAGACTATATAAACTATCAACTATATACACTTGAAAATATCTAACTCCAATAAATGTCAATATAGTCCAATATACAGAAAACTTTAGACATACTATTCCTCTACTATTGTACTTATAATCTGAATAATCCCAATAGACCTTATTAAAATATACTTTCATAAGTATTCCTGTAATATATTCTACTACTGTCGGCACTACTAGACATAATAAAAGCAATGCAAATATATTATTGGGGTCAATAAATCTTGAGACCTCTATTATAATCGACATTGCAATTGCATACATTGGTTTAAATGGACCATTTAAAAATCCATCTTCTTGAAAATGCCCTTGTTTATAATAACTATATAAGTTTTCAATTATCCAACCTATAAAACCATACAAGAAAAAATTAAATAAAAAATATAATAGAGAACCTACATTATCCATGAATATTCCTCCTAGCTGTTTATACTTATTTTTTCTCATATTCATGGATTTATTCTAAATCAAAGAAATTATATTTAATTTATTTAATTAATACTTTATATTATAGATTGTGACATTCTTTAGAGTTTAAACTTTTTAGGTATTCTCTAACTTCCAGTAAATTTTCAAGTATCTTATGTGATTGTGATTTAATTTGCTCATCTGGCTCTTTTAAATCTGGTACATTTATACATCTTATACCACCATTGTATGCAGCTTCGACTCCCATAGGCGAATCCTCTATGACAATACAATTTTTGGGATTAACATTTATCTTTTTAGCTGCTTTTAGGAATATCTCAGGGTTTGGTTTCGAGTTTACAACATCATCTCCACAAACTATAGCATCAAAGTAATCTTTTAAATTTGCCTTAGCTAATCTCTTTACTGCTCTTTCTCTCTTTGTTGATGTTGCAACAGCCATTTTGTATCCATTTTCTTTTAAAAAAGAGATTAGTTCATTGACTCCTAATTTGATAGGAGCTCCCTTCCTCTCCATAAATTCAATCATATTTTTAGTTTTTTCGTCATATAAATCTATTATTGGTACAGAACTATCGTATATATCTGTAAGACCTTCTATTATTCCTTTACGATTTCTTCCCATAACTGATGTATAAATTTCCTTAGTCATAGTATATCCATACTTTTCAAACGTCTCCATCCAAAATTCAAGAGAAATTCTCTCTGAGTCAAACAAAACTCCATCCATGTCAAAAATAATTCCTTCTACTTTTTGCATACAATTCCTCCAATATTTTTTGATATAATTATATTACACTTTTTATGATTAATTTTACAACCCTCAATTTATCCAATTCTAATATTGTAAAATTGTAATTTTCAAAAGTTACACTTTGGTTTACTTTAATATTTGAACCAAGCATATAGGATATCCACCCACCTATACTGTCAAATCCATCATGCTCTATATCAAGTCCAAAATACTTATTAATATAGTTGATAGATTCAGTTCCATCAACTAAGTAAGAACCTGCTCCTATTTTCTTAATATGAGTCTCTTCTTTGTCAAATTCATCTTGAATTTCTCCAACTATCTCTTCTAGTATATCTTCTATTGTTACCACACCAGATGTACCACCATATTCATCCACAACTATAGCAAGTTGAAGTTTTTCCTTTCTTATTCTCTCAAGAGCTTTATCTATAGTTAAATTTTCAGATATATATATAATATCTCTCAATATTTCTTCTAGTTCAATTTTATTTTCATTTATCTTTTGATTGTATAAATCTCTTATATGTACAAAACCTAATATATCATCTTTATTTTTTCTGCATACTGGATATCTTGTAACACCTTCCTCTTTTAAAATAGCTAATATCTTTTCTTCAGAATCACTTTCATATATACATACCATATCAGTTCTAGGAACCATTATCTCTCTAATTTTCTTTTCTTCAAATTCAAAAATATTATCAACTAATCTTTGCTCTGATTCATCTATAAGTCCACTTTTATAACTTTCTTCTACTAATAGTCTTATTTCGTCACCTGTATGGGGTTCATCAACCTCATCAGCTTGTGAATATCCAAATGGTTTAAGAAATAAATCAGTACTTAAGTTGAAAAAATATATTATTGGATATGTTAACTTATAAAATCCTACTAATAAAAAAGATGTACTCAACATTATTTTTTCTGTATTATAAAGTGCTAAAGCTTTAGGAACCAACTCTCCTATTACAACCTCCATCATTGTTATAATTAAAAAAGAAATGGAAATTGATATAGTATATATAATACTTTCACTAAGATTAAATACACTTACTATTGGTAAAATTAACTCTTTAACTGTAGATTCTCCCATCCAACCTAATGCAAGTGAACAAAGTGTTATACCAAGTTGACATGCAGAAAGATAGGAATTTAAGTTGTCTTTTATTATTTTACATCTTTTTGCATTATTATTACCTTCAGCTATCATGGTATCAATCCTAGAACTACGAAGTTTTACCATAGCAAATTCACAAGCTACAAAAAAAGCATTTATCAAAACAAGCATTACTATAAGTGTTACTTTTAATAACTCCCGCATAAAGTATTGGTTCTTATAATGTAAGAAATCTATAAGAACTCAAAGTTCCCCCCTTATATTTATAAATTTAATTTATAATATATATTCTATCATATTTATTAATATATCCTACTTTATTACAAATAATTTTTATAAACTAAATAACCCCTTTAATATTTATGACTGGCTATTTGATAAATATTAAAGGGGTTATTTAGTTATCATTTTTTATTTCTAAAAATCTTTTCTCAAATGATTTAGTTATCTATTTATCCAATTTTTTACATAATTTAATGATTAAAAATATTAATTTTTTCACTATAAAGTACAAATATTATCTGATTATTAAAATAAATATTAATACTATAAATAAAAACGAAGCATGATTTTTATTTAAATAAATCTCAAACTTCGTCTTTACTTACTTAGATATTTATTTACTTTCTAAATCCTATTATTTTTAAAACCTTATCTTTTCAATACTTCACCACATTTATTCTCAGTAATCTCTCCATTTTCTAACGCAATTTTTCCATTTACAATTACATATTCAACACCATTGGCTAGTAATTGTGGCTTTGAAAAATCAATATCTTCTGACCTAGGATAACTATAGTTATCCATGTCAATAACTGCTATATCAGCTATCAACCCTTCTTTAAGAATACCTCTATTTTTTATTTTAAATTGCCTAGCTGGTAATGAAGTAACTCTTCTTACAATCTCTTCCAATCTAACACCAGACTTTCTGTACATATTGAAGAAAATTGGAAAAGCTCCTCTTCTTTGTAGTTCAAACCATGACATATCCCCACCCACACTAAACAAACAATCTGAACCAACCATAACAAATGGATTATCAATTATTTTATCATCATGTAGTTTATCTGGGAAATCAGCTCTATACATTCCTCCTAAACAAAAGATAAGTTCTTCGTCTCCATCTAAAAGTAAATCGAGTAATAACTTGTCTTCATCTATTCCTTTTTGTGTAGCTATTTCACGTATTGATTTCTTTTCCATATTAATATCTTTAGTGTTTAGAAGTATTATACTCCCCCTATCTCCAAGTATAAATGCTTCTTTTAATATAAGTGTTCTTCCCTCTTCATTTCTAAGAGCATCCATTACCCCATCTATACCTAATTCAAATAGACTAGATGATATTGCCATAATAAATTGAATTACTCTTTTTTTCTTCATACAATGCCCAGAACTTCTTGGTACTGTGTCAACCATTATTTCAACACCATTATACCTAGCCTTTAATATATCATCAAATGCTTCTATTTCAACTGGACTTAAGTGAGATACTTGAACCCTAGCACCACTTTTTTGCCCAACCTCTATGGCTTCTTTTACTGCATTATATCTTCCTATGTAATCTCTAATATGAGATGTATATATACCATCATACTCTTTAATCTGCCTTGCAATATCAACAAGTTCATCAATATCAGCATACTTACTTGGTATATATGCCAATCCAGTAGATATTCCAAAAGCACCACTTTTCATTCCATCATTTATTATATCTGTAATTTCATTTTTTTCCTTTTCTGTAGGAGGTCTATCCTTAGAACCTCCCATAACACTCCATCTTATAGTCCCATGCCCCAACAAGAATCCCATATTAACAGAAATACCACTTTTAGATATAAGGTCACAATATTCTGTAAAATTATTCCAACATTTATTTTTATCTATAAGATACTTTTTTTCTTCTTCAAGTAATAGACCATTTTTATACATATATTCATACACATTTTCAGAAGAATATGGTGTTATAGAATGTCCACAATTACCATTTATAGTTGTTGTAACTCCTTGTTTTAGAAACTTTTCAAATTTACCATCTAGTATTGCTACTATTTCTTCATGAACATGAGGGTCAATAAATCCAGGTGTTATAACTTTTCCACAACAATCAATCTCTTTATTTGTATTGCTATTTATCTTAGAATCTATTTTTGCTATTAAGTTGTCTTTAATTGCTATATCTCCATAAAAACCAGGATTACCTGTACCATCTATTATAAATCCATTTTTTAAGATTAAATCATATATCAAAATATTCCCTCCTTAAAAACCAATTTTTAAATAATCTTAATGTAATTTTTATATTTGAAAATCAAATTATTATATTTCATATTTGAAAATTCACTATTATTTCATTGTAATTAGTCACTAAGCTTATCTTTATACATAGCTCTTGCAATTAATATAGTACCAAATACACATATAAGAACTACTAGAGACTGTGGTATTATACCTTGCTTTGATAATATAATAGTCAATACAGATATTACAATTGCTACTAGACCTAATTTTTTATCTTGTAAAAATACTTGTCCAAAAACTGACCCAAATAGAGCTGGTAAAATTAAGTTTAATTTTTCTACTACTTCAGCTGGAATTTTAGATAATACGCTTCCTCCTAAAATTACCCCTATAGTTAGTATACTTATATTCACTAAAATAGATACAGCTATTCCTATTGTAGATATTATCGAGCCTTCTTCTGTACCTGATTCAACTTCTGCTGCCTTTTGAGCTGCTATTGAACATGGTAGCCTCATATTAGATATATTACCAGAAAGAAAACTCATATAAGTTCCTGGGATACCTAAGATTGGTGAATAAGAAACTGGTTCTATTATGTAATTTGGAGCACTCATACTGACAATTGCCATTGTACTTGCTAATAATGCTGATATTGGAGGCATAATACCAAATCCAAAGCTCAAAATTATTCCAGGAACTAATGCTGCTATAATACCCAAAGATAGTGTTAGTCTTCCATACCTTATCATAAAAGGTAAATATTCTTCATTGTATATAGATTTTACTTTACTCATAAAACTCCCCCCTTATATTACTGAAGCTATTATCATTCCGCTAAACATTGATATTGTAAGCCCCCACTCTCTTAACCATTTTATATTTTTCTTCTTTTCAAGCATACACAATATTACCATTATAGCCATTCCACTTATACATGCAATTGTTCCATTATCAAAACGCAACACCCTATCAGCATTTAGATATGCAAATGAACCCAACATTGCTCCTAGAGATATTATTGGTATAAATGATTTCTTGCCACTAGATATAACATTGGTTATCTTATCTAGTTTATGTCCAAATAGTAATGTGAATATTATCCATCCTAAAGAACCTAATATCATAGTCCAAACTGCATTTGTAAATGCAAGTTTTGTCATTTCAGGAGAACCTAAAGTTATACCTAATGCATCTGTTCCAAATCCGGCTGACATTGATTCAAAAATTACAGAACCTATAAATGATAATCTCATCCATGCTATAGGCCCACCCATAGTTACTATAAGCGATACCATTCCAGCAAATATAGTCATTGAAGGCCCAATAGCTGAAATAGCACTACTCTTAACAGCTGACTTTATTTGTTTATCTGTTATTCCCATTGTTTTACCAACTTTGCAAGATTTTATAGCAAATATAAGGGATTGTACCACTACTATTGATACTGCTACTGTACTCGCTATCCACAAAAGTGGATGATTAGCTAATTTTAAATAATCCATTTATAAAACCTCCCTATAAATCCTCAAATTTTATTAATATTTCTAATATATCTATTTCCAAACCTGTTTTAGTACTCTAAGTATATTTCCACCTAGTACCTTCTCTATTTCCTCATCACTATATCCATGCTTTACTAAATATCTAACAATGTTTTTTGAAGTTTCTGTTGGGTTCTCAAGACCTTCTACATATTCTACTTTGGGATGTTCTTTTGTTCCTGTTATTTTTTTTATATCAAATTTAGCAGCTAGTACTGAGTGTAATTTTACATGGTCGCCATATACTGTATCTGGTCCAAAAGCTACATGGTCTATTCCTACTAAATTTTTAATATACTCAAAATGTTCCATAAATGACTCTATTGAATGTTCTTTATTCTTCTCTGTTATTGTAGTATGAGGTGCTGCTTCTACACCTATAACCCCTCCTTTTTTAGCACATGCTATTAATACTTCATCTGGAGTTAGTCTCTTTGTGTTCCATAAACTTCTTGCCCCAACATGGCTTAATATTATTGGGTCCTTGCTATATTCTATTACATCAAGTGTAGTTTGAACTCCAACGTGAGAGCAATCTATTGCCATTCCAATTTTATTCATTCTTTCAACAGCTTTTTTCCCAAAATTTGTAAGACCTCCATCTTTCTCTTCTTTTAGTCCTGAACCTAATGCATTGGATTCGCTGTATGTTATACCCATTAACCTTATACCAAATCCATACAGTATATCTATTCTGTCAAGTTCATTTTCTATTGGTGCTGCACCTTCTAATGTTGGTATCAATGCTACTTTACCTTCACTTTTAGCTCTGTATATATCTTCTACTTTTTCACACTTTATGACAAAATCTTGATGAGCTAAATCACATAGTCTCATGCCTAAATCTATTAATATATCATCCCATTTCCACCCTGAATTTGATGTTATCGTACATACACCATCCATTAAATTATCAAATATAGCATCATAATATCCTCTTGATAATGCTTCATAAGCGCATCTTTGTTTACCTTCCCTATTATATTCAAATATATCTCTTTCTAGGTGTTCTGGAAATAATACTGGATGTTCATGTAATGATATAAATATTTTTTCATCCACTATACTTTTAACCTTCGCTTCTTGAATATCATCTAATTCAATAAGGTACTCTTTAACTCTTTTATCTCCTTTACACATCTCAATAGATGAAATATCTTTTCCTTTTTCTAAATAACTATAGGCTTCATATCCTTTGTAAGCTGACTTCATAACAACATCCTCCAAGTTCTACAATTTTTTATATTTTTCCTATGTAGCAATTGATGTGCCAAAATATAAATTTTAATTGTATAATAAATCTTGCAAAAAATAAAAACAGTAGTAAGGTTGATATTTACTACTGTTTTATTAAAAATAATCTTCTTAGATTATTTATTCAATATTTTTGAATTATCTTAATCTTAAAGATAATTTTATTTATTTCTATCCATTATAGGGATTTTTTTAGGGTGTTTTGCCTTTTTAGTCCCCTATATCACTCCCTTAATTTTTACATATGATATAAAGTTCTTTCCTTCATCAGTTATAAAACTACCTTGTTTTTTTACTCCAGATAAAAGTAAACCATGGCTCTTTAACTTATCTATTCTTTTTCTAATTTGGTCTACACTTAAAACTATATCTTTTTCTTTTAAAATCTCTTGCAGTTTATTTCTTCCTAATAATATATTTTTATTATTCCAAGTTTCTATACTGGTCAATATACATATACTTTCCTCAAAGAAATTAGATTGTTTGAAATCTAAGATAATTGAATCGAAATTTTCATTAACTAAAGTATTGTTTTTTTCAAATCTAAATTGTTCTGGCAAATGCTCGTAATCTACTCTATCTTCCTCAACTATAGTATCAATATAATAAATTAAATTTTTAAGCTCTCTTACATTTCCTGGCCATTCATACAATGTTAAAGCTTGCATTGATTCCTCTGTAAAACATTTGTTGCTATTTATTTCATCTAAAAAATACTTACTTATAAGAGGTATATCTTCCTTACGTTCTCTAAGTCTAGGTATCTCTATATGTAATACATTAATCCTATAATACAAATCTTCTCTAAAGGAACCTTCTTTAATTTTTTTCTTTAAATCTTTATTTGTTGCAGCTATAATTCTAACATCTATTGGTATAATTTTACTTCCGCCCATTCTCATAACTTCTTTTTCCTGTAATACTCTTAGCAATCTCTGCTGTACATCTAAAGATATATCACCTATCTCATCTAAAAAAATTGTTCCTGTGTGTGCTCTTTCAAATATACCCATTTTCCCACCTTTTATTGCTCCTGTAAAACTTCCTTCATCATAGCCAAAAAGTTCACTTTCAATAAGTGTATCTGACAAAGAAGATAGATTAACTGCAACAAATGGCTTGTTTTTTCTTAGAGATTCATTATGTATTGCCTGGGCAAATATTTCTTTTCCTGTTCCATTTTCTCCAAGTATCAACACAGAAAAGTCTGTAGTTGCTATTTTTCTTGCAATATTAATTTTTTCTTTTATTATTTTACTCTCACCTACAACACTCTCAAATGTATACTTTGATACAAAACCTTTTGACTGAAGTTTATTTTGAATCTTGTCCTCAAGCTCTTGAATTGCACTTATATTTTTAATGCTTATAATACTCTTTATTCGTTCATTATTTTCATAAACATTTACTTTATTAATTATCAGTTTTTTGTTATTTAAATTTACTACTTCATCATTAACTTCATCTTCTTGAAAAAATATTTTTTTGACAACCTTATCACTAAATAAGTCCATAAAGTTATTAGATATAATTTCATTTTGGTCTATTCCAACTAGATTAGAAAATACTTTGTTGCAATATATAAATTTTCCTAATTTATCAACAGAAGCAATACCTTCATCTATAATCTCCAAAAAACTCTTCATGGTTTTATTCATAGTTGTATAATACCTATATCCACTTACTGTATCTTCATTGTATTTTTCCTTAATAATATGTAATTTATCTATAGATATATTTAGTTTTGTAAAGATTTCTATAACTGTATTTATATCAATTACCTTATCACCTATGTCAATTATTTGCTTTATGTTTTGTGGTATGCTGTTTCTGCTTCCTGTAATAATTCCAATCTCACATTTAGACTTATCACAACCTGGATAATATGGTATTAGATTAATATGAATTAATCCTAGTTTTCTAATTATCTTGGCAGTTTCATCTGCTGACTCTTTATAAGCATCTATAACCATAACATCAGAATCATTTTCTATACTTATTATCTGATTTATATTTTCAATATTTATAGTACGATGTACTATTACAATAGGTATATTTTTATCAATATTATTATGTATATATTCCTTTATATCATTGTCTGAACATACTACAAGCTCATAGCTTGACAGTTCAATATTTATCCTATTTACATATACCAAGTTATCTATATTACAAAATTCTCCAAATATATTTTCCAATTGTTTTGATATATCTATATTTATTTTGTCATCAGTTGATACAAATAAAATATTATGTTTTTTCATAGTCCCACCTCCTGTTTAACGAGTATAGAAAGTAATAATTTGGTCTATTGTAGCACTTTTTAAAAAAGTTTTAAATCTTAAAAATCAAATTTTGTACCATTTACTATTATTTTCCATAATAAAATAATGTAAGCTATTTTTTTCACATATAATTTAATTTCTAAAACGGTTAGTTTGACATTATTGGAATATAAACAAAAATTTAATATAAATTCGTTAATATATTAATACATTTTTAAGAATGATAAGGAATAAATTATAACAAATTTTAGGAATATATAATAATAGGGTCTCAGAACTTAGTTACAAGTTCTAAAACCCTATTTGTTTAGTGTAAAAAACATCATAAAATTTAGCTTAAATCTTTTCACATAATATTACTCTTTTTCTAAGTGATAATAAAATATATCTATTCCTCTAAAAACTGTAAAAATTCCTGATTAAATAGTTTAAGCTCATCATAGAATATAGCATGACCACTATACTCAAAAGTATATAAAATTGAATCTTCTATTTTTTCATTCATAAAAACTGCAAATTCATACGGACATATTTCATCTAATTTCCCATGAAATATACCAGTAGGCACTCTTACACATTTTAAATCATTAAATAATTCTTCATCTCTTAAAGATACAGCAGTTCCAATAGTGCCAATACCTGATGCACTAAAACCAATATCATTAAACCATCTTCTAAAGCTTTCTGGTGGATTTGATGCAAATACTTTTTCTCCAAAATCGGTTACCATTTCTGGTCTATCAGTACAGGCTTGTGCTATCAATTTATTTACATCTTCACGTGTCATACCATATGGAAATTCTGGAGGTCTTTGTACAAATGATGGTGCAGCAGCTGCAGCTAATACCAATTTTGACACTCCATATCCATTAAATAAACTCATATACCTAAGTACGATTGCTCCTCCCATTGAAAAACCAACAAGGGTAAAGTCTTTTAATCCAATAGCATGTACCACCTTATAAATATCGTCTGCTAATTGGCTATAAGTATATCCTCCTGATGTTGCATCAGATTTACCAAAACCTCTTAAATCAATTGAAACTGTTCTATATCCGAGTTTTGGCAATATATTTGTTTGATATTCAAATATCTTATGTCCTAAGGGCCAACCATGTATAAAAAGTACAGTTTTTTTAGCACTCGGATTCAAATCATATACTGCTATGTTTATATCATTCACATATACATAATACATATCAACAGCAACTCCCTTCAAGAAAATGTATGATGGTTATTTTATATATATGAATAAAATGATGAATAACTAAATTTTCAAATTTATTTACAATACTTCTCTATTGCCTTTTCAAATAAACTTACATGAAGTTTTTCATCTAGGATTATTCTATTTAATATAGCTTTTATATAAGGGTCTTCAATAAGACTTATATCTTTATAATAATTATTAATAGCCACATGCTCCAAATGCAAATCTAGTTTTAATCTGTTACAAATAGAATTTCCATAACATACAAAACCACCATTCCAATATGCACCACAAGAACTTGTAGAACCTCTATATACAGGATTTCCACCCAATAATCTTATAGTCTTTGCTAATATCTCCATATGTAACATTTCTGTTATAGATATATTTATCCACATTTCACTTAACTCTCTATGCGTTTCATCTAAATCAAAATTATGGTATAGATATTGATTTACACTCGTAAATTCACTTGATACTCCGGCATAGTCATCCATCAATAATTCTGCATAGTACTTATTTGGACCTAAAACTTTTATCTCTGGATATGGCTCATCACTTGAATATCCATTTCGCTTGTGCATGTCATAATGTGCATCACTCATAATATCTCCTCCTTTAAATTTAATGTATGATATTAATTGTATGCATCACGACTTTTTCATATAACTTAGATAATAAAATCTACTTAAATAATAAAAAGCCATATTAATTAAAATTAACATGACCTTTTATCCACAAAATTACTTTTTAATTATTCATCTTTTCCAGCTACTGATAGCTCTTTAATAACAACTGAAGGCGAACCTATACTACTCATTGGAAATTCTAAATCTGCTCCTATAGCTTCAATATCTTTTAACAGGTCAAAATAGTTTCCTGCTACTGTAATTTGCTCTACTGGAAATACTTTTTTTCCTTCTTTGATATAAAAGCCTTTGGCAGCTAAAGAAAAGTCTCCTGTTACTGAATTTGCACCTGAATGAAGTCCTGCAAAGCTAGTAACCATCAATCCTTCATCTATATCCTTTATAATTTCATCTAAAGATTTATCTCCTTTCTCTATATAAAAATTAGTTGGATATATGCTTATAGGTGATGAATATGAAGATTTTATTCCATTTCCTGTAGTCTTTACACCTGCCTTATTAGCCGTTTTTAAGTTATGAAGTAAAGTTATAAGCTTTCCATTTAAAACAACTTCTTTTTTAAATGTAGCTACTCCTTCATCATCAAAAGGAGTAGATGCCATACCATTTTCTAAAAGTGGGTCATCAACTATTGTAACTATAGGAGATGCTATCATGTCTCCTTCTCTATTTTTCAATAAAGATAATCCTTTTTGAGCTGAATCTGCATTAAATATCCCAGAAAATGTGCTAAGCAAAGATACCATAGCTTCATTAAGCAATATAGTTTTATATTTACCTGATGGAATACTCTTACCACCTACTTTAGATAAAGCATTATCAACACCAAGTTTTGCTATCTCACAAGGTTTTATTTCTTCAATAGAATTTGCTATATTATATCCTATTCCATCATATTTTTGTCCATTGTCTTCTATGATAGGAACTACAAACCCTATAAGCATATTAGTTTTATTACTTAAATTAAGACCTTTAGTATTAGATATACCATTACTTGATACAGAATAAGATATAGTACATTTAGATAAATTTACCACCTTATCTGAATAAGCTTTAGTCTCTCTTTCCATTTCTAAAGCTAAATCAATCAACTTATCTGCCTCTAAATTTTCTAGCTCTTTAGAATAAGTCTTTACATCATTATAGTGCTTATCTCCTTCATATATAAATTGTACATCTTCATTTTCAATAGTGTTTACTCCATCTTTTACATTTTTTATCAACATATCAACAGCTTTATCATCTAAAATTTCTGTATAAGAATAACCTATCTTTCCATTTACCTTACCTCTAAAAGATAAACCAAAAGATTTATCAAGATTGTATTTCTCAACTTCTCCTTCATATATATTTATACTTAAATTTTCTCCTGTATAATAATATATTTCACACTCTTCAAAACCTTCACTTAGAGCCTTTTTAAATAATATATCTTTAAAATTTTTAAGTTCCACAATTATCCCTCCTATCTTCCACCTACAGTAATTTCTTTTACCCTTATCATAGGTTGGCCTACATTAGTTGGTATACTTCCTGATGATGAGCCACACATCCCCTGAGCTTGTTTTACGTTATTCCCAACCATATCTATATTCATAAGTATATCGCTACCTTTTCCAATTAAACTAGCACCTCTAACTGGCTCTTGTATTTCTCCATTTTTTATTAAGTAACCTTCTGAAACTACAAAATTAAACTCTCCTGTTACAGGATTTACAGAACCACCACCCATTTTTTTAGCATAAAGTCCATCTGGTATTGACTTTATAATATCTTCTGGTTTATCCTCTCCAGCAGCAATATAAGTGTTAGTCATCCTTGAAGTTGGTGCAAATTTGTAGTTCTGTCTACGAGAACTTCCTGTAGGATTCATTCCCATTCGTCTACCATTAAGTTTATCTATCATATAAGACTTCAAAATTCCATTTTCAATCAGTATATTCTTTTGAGTTGGATTTCCTTCATCATCTATATTCATAGAACCCCAGTAGTTTGGTATTGTACCATCATCTATAGCTGTAATCTTTGTGGAAGCAATCTGTTGACCTAATTTATCTGCAAATACAGAGTTCCCCTTTGCAACTGATGTAGCTTCCAAAGAATGTCCA from Clostridioides difficile ATCC 9689 = DSM 1296 includes the following:
- a CDS encoding putative ABC transporter permease; its protein translation is MDNVGSLLYFLFNFFLYGFIGWIIENLYSYYKQGHFQEDGFLNGPFKPMYAIAMSIIIEVSRFIDPNNIFALLLLCLVVPTVVEYITGILMKVYFNKVYWDYSDYKYNSRGIVCLKFSVYWTILTFIGVRYFQVYIVDSLYSLIIPYWPIVVTILLVTLFVDEILTIKFLRGNKDIVER
- a CDS encoding HAD family hydrolase, translated to MQKVEGIIFDMDGVLFDSERISLEFWMETFEKYGYTMTKEIYTSVMGRNRKGIIEGLTDIYDSSVPIIDLYDEKTKNMIEFMERKGAPIKLGVNELISFLKENGYKMAVATSTKRERAVKRLAKANLKDYFDAIVCGDDVVNSKPNPEIFLKAAKKINVNPKNCIVIEDSPMGVEAAYNGGIRCINVPDLKEPDEQIKSQSHKILENLLEVREYLKSLNSKECHNL
- a CDS encoding hemolysin family protein gives rise to the protein MRELLKVTLIVMLVLINAFFVACEFAMVKLRSSRIDTMIAEGNNNAKRCKIIKDNLNSYLSACQLGITLCSLALGWMGESTVKELILPIVSVFNLSESIIYTISISISFLIITMMEVVIGELVPKALALYNTEKIMLSTSFLLVGFYKLTYPIIYFFNLSTDLFLKPFGYSQADEVDEPHTGDEIRLLVEESYKSGLIDESEQRLVDNIFEFEEKKIREIMVPRTDMVCIYESDSEEKILAILKEEGVTRYPVCRKNKDDILGFVHIRDLYNQKINENKIELEEILRDIIYISENLTIDKALERIRKEKLQLAIVVDEYGGTSGVVTIEDILEEIVGEIQDEFDKEETHIKKIGAGSYLVDGTESINYINKYFGLDIEHDGFDSIGGWISYMLGSNIKVNQSVTFENYNFTILELDKLRVVKLIIKSVI
- a CDS encoding N-acyl-D-amino-acid deacylase family protein, whose translation is MIYDLILKNGFIIDGTGNPGFYGDIAIKDNLIAKIDSKINSNTNKEIDCCGKVITPGFIDPHVHEEIVAILDGKFEKFLKQGVTTTINGNCGHSITPYSSENVYEYMYKNGLLLEEEKKYLIDKNKCWNNFTEYCDLISKSGISVNMGFLLGHGTIRWSVMGGSKDRPPTEKEKNEITDIINDGMKSGAFGISTGLAYIPSKYADIDELVDIARQIKEYDGIYTSHIRDYIGRYNAVKEAIEVGQKSGARVQVSHLSPVEIEAFDDILKARYNGVEIMVDTVPRSSGHCMKKKRVIQFIMAISSSLFELGIDGVMDALRNEEGRTLILKEAFILGDRGSIILLNTKDINMEKKSIREIATQKGIDEDKLLLDLLLDGDEELIFCLGGMYRADFPDKLHDDKIIDNPFVMVGSDCLFSVGGDMSWFELQRRGAFPIFFNMYRKSGVRLEEIVRRVTSLPARQFKIKNRGILKEGLIADIAVIDMDNYSYPRSEDIDFSKPQLLANGVEYVIVNGKIALENGEITENKCGEVLKR
- a CDS encoding DUF5058 family protein, with the protein product MDYLKLANHPLLWIASTVAVSIVVVQSLIFAIKSCKVGKTMGITDKQIKSAVKSSAISAIGPSMTIFAGMVSLIVTMGGPIAWMRLSFIGSVIFESMSAGFGTDALGITLGSPEMTKLAFTNAVWTMILGSLGWIIFTLLFGHKLDKITNVISSGKKSFIPIISLGAMLGSFAYLNADRVLRFDNGTIACISGMAIMVILCMLEKKKNIKWLREWGLTISMFSGMIIASVI
- a CDS encoding dipeptidase; amino-acid sequence: MKSAYKGYEAYSYLEKGKDISSIEMCKGDKRVKEYLIELDDIQEAKVKSIVDEKIFISLHEHPVLFPEHLERDIFEYNREGKQRCAYEALSRGYYDAIFDNLMDGVCTITSNSGWKWDDILIDLGMRLCDLAHQDFVIKCEKVEDIYRAKSEGKVALIPTLEGAAPIENELDRIDILYGFGIRLMGITYSESNALGSGLKEEKDGGLTNFGKKAVERMNKIGMAIDCSHVGVQTTLDVIEYSKDPIILSHVGARSLWNTKRLTPDEVLIACAKKGGVIGVEAAPHTTITEKNKEHSIESFMEHFEYIKNLVGIDHVAFGPDTVYGDHVKLHSVLAAKFDIKKITGTKEHPKVEYVEGLENPTETSKNIVRYLVKHGYSDEEIEKVLGGNILRVLKQVWK